A single Pseudobacteroides sp. DNA region contains:
- a CDS encoding NAD(P)H-dependent oxidoreductase — protein MKIAVFHGSPRKGNTYKATKIFLDELTKYGDVQYTEFFLPEAMPEFCTGCQLCLGNPYEKCPHSQYVTPILNTIINSDALIFTTPHFGACSMSSCMKNLLDHLDFLTMNVAPRTELFKKKAFIITTGAGSIAAIKPIKKYLKNWGVNRVYSLGFRMFIDRWDKMSQPKQMRFGKKLRRAANIFYHARQEYPYITTIFMYYMSKFILRKYVGIGKYPYEYWKEKGFFNKRPF, from the coding sequence ATGAAGATTGCAGTGTTTCACGGGAGTCCCCGAAAGGGTAATACCTATAAGGCTACAAAAATTTTTTTAGATGAGTTGACAAAATACGGAGATGTTCAATACACAGAGTTTTTTCTTCCTGAAGCCATGCCAGAGTTTTGCACAGGGTGTCAACTTTGCCTTGGCAACCCGTATGAAAAATGTCCTCATTCGCAATATGTCACTCCAATTTTGAACACAATAATTAATTCTGATGCACTGATATTTACCACTCCGCATTTTGGTGCTTGCAGCATGTCATCTTGTATGAAAAACTTATTGGACCATCTGGATTTTTTGACAATGAATGTTGCACCCAGGACCGAGTTGTTTAAAAAGAAAGCATTTATCATTACGACAGGTGCAGGTTCTATTGCAGCGATAAAACCAATTAAGAAGTATCTTAAGAATTGGGGTGTCAACCGTGTTTACTCGCTTGGGTTTAGGATGTTCATTGATAGATGGGATAAAATGTCGCAACCAAAACAAATGAGATTTGGGAAAAAGCTACGTAGAGCTGCAAATATATTTTATCATGCCCGGCAAGAATATCCATATATTACTACGATTTTCATGTATTACATGTCAAAGTTTATATTAAGGAAATACGTTGGTATAGGCAAATATCCATATGAGTATTGGAAAGAAAAAGGTTTTTTTAATAAGCGACCATTTTAA